AAGAATGCAGAAGACAAAGCTGAAACTCAAGAAGAAGGCATAGGCGTAGATGGGCAGTCCCCACGCATAAAACAAAATCTGTTTCATAGCTTTCCTCCTTGATCCTTCCTGATCGCTGCGCCGCGGCAAAACAGGACAAACAAGTGAAGGCTTTCTCTTTGTATGAGTATAACCTACAGAAGAAAATAAGTAAAGGATTATTTTTAGCCCTTATTCGGCGAATAAAACCGTATACAATCAAATTATGGGTCGGGTGCGCGTCATGCTTCAGCGCGCGTTGCGGGTAGAGGAGTTTCCCTCTAAGGGACAGAATGGACACGATGGACGGGAGTCGCACAACGCTTTGCGGTGTAGGGGCGCGATTTATCGCGCCCGAGGCCTTTGAATCATTGAGGCGCTGCGTTATGTACCTTGGCTCGCATACCCCTGGCATTCTGCGCGAAGCTGTGAAATCATAAGATCGCAATGTTTTTTCCGATTGAAGAGAAGGTTCTTGTTTCTTCACCACCATTTATATTCGCTTCCTTTGCTGTTCTTTTTTTTAACCATGAATAGCTGCTTTTTAGGTCGTATAGGCTGAGCCTGTTTAAAAATCGCTCTATATAAAAAAGGCATTCCCCTATGGAATAAAGACGAAATTAAAATCGTTTTTCCTGTAGAATGACGTCGTTTGTGTCGACGTTCATACCATCCACATTCCACAACAACCCTTGAGGAGAGGAAACGATGCTGAACCAAGAACTGCAAAAAGCCTTTAATAAGCAAGTTAATGAAGAACTCTATTCCGCCTACATTTACCTGTCCATGGTCAACTTTTTTGAAGCTCAAAATTTGAAGGGCTTCGCCACATGGATGCGTGCACAGGCGATGGAAGAAGTGAGTCACGCCACGAAACTGATTGATTATCTCCATGAACGAGGCGGTGAGGTCGTATTAGATGCTATCGGCACGCCCCCCGCTTCTTGGGAAAATCCCTTAGACGCCTTCGAAGCCGCCTATAAGCATGAGTGCTATATATCAGGCTGCATCCATACACTTTATAACAAAGCGGTGGAAGTGGGAGATACGGCTTCCGCCCTGTTCCTGAACTGGTTTATCATCGAACAAGTCGAAGAAGAAGCTTCTGTTGATGAAGTAGTTCAGCTGCTCAAACTGGCGCAAGGCGCTCCCGGTGCCATGTTCATGCTCAACAGAGAATTGGGCCAACGTACCGAATAATGCCTTGTGAAAACGAAGGTGTGCAAAGCCTTTTTCGGACACACCTCTCGCCACGGAAACCGGCATTATGGTTGCCAATTTATGTACCTTGTGCGGATAGGCGCTGTAGAAGGTCTATCCGTAAACATCCCTTTTAAAGAAAGCAGATCAACCACCAAACGCTATTTCAGTTGAATCTGCTGCAACACCTATCAGCCTAACTATAAGGAGTAAAGTAATGTCTGTCCATGTGACCCATCCTGCCCCTGATTTCAAAGCCGTAACCGTTATGCCCGACAATAGTTTCAACGAAAACTTCAGATTGTCTGATTTTCGCGGCAAATACGTGGTACTCTTTTTCTATCCCATGGATTTCACTTTCGTATGCCCGTCAGAAATTATGGCCTTCGACAAACAGCTTCCTGATTTTGCCGAGCGCAACTGCCAGGTCATCGGCGTGTCCGTGGACTCTCAGTTCAGCCACTTGGCTTGGAAAAATACACCTATCGAAAAGGGCGGTATCGGCAATATTCAATATCCTCTCGTCGCCGATATTACGAAACAAATCGCCCGAAACTACGGCGTCCTTTTCGAAGAATCTGTGGCGCTTCGCGGCCTTTTCCTCATCGATAAAGAAGGGGTAGTACGGCACGCGCTCATTAATGATCTGCCCTTGGGCCGCAGCGTAGCCGAAACCTTGCGCATGCTGGATGCGCTGCAACATCATGAGCAGTACGGCGAAGTGTGCCCCGCGAACTGGAGTAAAGGCAAGGAAGCCATGACGGCAACAGCACAAGGTGTTGCCAATTATTTGGACAAACACAACAAATAAATTAGTCCTAAACGGCGAGGCGCCTGTTCCTCATGGAGCAGGTGCCTTTTTTTATTGCTGCGTGCCTTCATCCAAGGCGTACAAAGCGGCGCCCAAAGCGCCGACAGTCTGCGGCGACTCCGGTATATGGAGGGGGCTGCCCAAAAGCGCCTCCATGGCATTGACCACGCCCACATTTTTTGCAACGCCGCCCGTCATCATTGTGGGCGCCGTAAGACGGGCACGAGAAACCAGACTATGGACTCTGGCGGCTATGGAACGACATAATCCCGCGACAATGTCATCTACGGCACGATCCTGCGCCAGGTGGGAAATGACCTCGCTTTCCGCAAAAACGGTACACGTCGAGGAGATAGAAACGGGCGCGACGGCGTGACCGGCCCGGGAACCGAAACGATCAAGATCTAATTCCAACAAGCGCGCCATCACCTCAAGGAATCTGCCTGTACCGGCGGCGCACTTATCGTTCATTTCAAAACGAAGAACACGGCCACGCTCATCAAGGGCTATGGCTTTCGAATCTTGACCGCCAATATCAATTACCGAGCGCGCCTCCGGGTAAAGCGCCCGTGCGCCCCGTGCATGACAACTGATCTCGGTAACAGAGCGGCTGCGCTCAGCAACCCGTTCCCGTCCGTAGCCCGTGGCAACGATACAGGCAGCGCTGTCGAGAGAACATCCTGCTTCTTCGGCGGCGTATTGAAGGCAGCGGCCTGCAGCATCGGCCAAATTGCCGCCGCTGGGAATGACACGGCTGCCCAATACACGGGCGTCTCCGTCAATCCAAAGGGCTTTCGTTGTGGCGCTGCCTACATCTACGCCTGCATACACGGCTCTGCCACTCATGAGACTGCACTTCCTTGCAGCATTTCTGCAAAGGCTTCGACGCGGGTACGCAATTGTTCCGGCGGTTCTTGATGCTGCTCCACGGATAAGGTCAACGAAGGAATATCTGCCTTTTCTAATGCCTGGGTTATGGGCACATAATCAAAGGCGGTGGGATCGCAAAAATTGGTCATGAGAAAGATGACACCCTGCGCTTTATACCGCTGTGCCGCTTCCACCAAGGCGGTGCCGGGGTGATGCATATCACGATGAAAGGCGGGACAGTGGGCGCGTGCCAGATAATAACGTACCACCGATTCCATGGGCGTGGCACCCTCCACGTGTGCAGGTGCATAACTGCGGGATCCTACACATAAATCATCGCCAACAACCCGGCAGCCTGCTTGTTCTATGAGTTCAATAAAAGCGGTGTGGCGGCACATACTGCCCCACACAAAAACACGGGGCATCTTTTCGTCGGGCAAGTCAGACACTGCTTGGAACGCGGCAATCAGCGCCTTCACAGCCGCTAAATGTTCGGCACGATCCATCAACTGACCTGCCAAGTTGATCTCCATGAGCTGTGTCCCTGTCAATAGGCCGGGATGTTCCGCATGAAGTCTATAGAGTTCGTTCATCGTGGCGCGGTGCTCTTGATACAGATCAAAGGCCTGCTGTATCGTGTCTTCCGCAATGGGACCGCTGTCTTCTTCAAGGAGGCTGCGCACGCGCTGCAGCTCGTCGCTATAATATTGGGCTGCCGCCTCTGTGTCAACGCGTGTGGGAATGGACACAATAATCGTCTTGCTGTCCCCTGTGTGGGCTCGCCATAGGTCGGCAACATTCTGCATGGTGTCGCAGGTGTGGGCGAATAAAGTCAAATTCAAAAGGGGCCATTCTCTTTCGAGTGCCGTGTCCAATACGCTCCTCGCAAAACTACAGGAAAAAGGTTGGAGCAGTTCATCGGCTCGTGATGTGGCTCCGACACGCCCCAAAATGCGTATGGGCAAATAGCCTGCCCCGTAGAGAAGTTCTTGGGGTACATAGGAACAGAGATAGCCCGCCACCTTGCGGCCTTGCGCCGCTGCATTCCGAGCATATTCATAATAGTCCGCTGTCACGTTTTGAAATACTGTAAGCCAAGGGGATAAATCCATTGCAGATTCCTTCTCGCTTCGCCGCCATTAAAAGTTTATCATGAACAAGAAAATTCTACTTGACCCACGGGGAAAACACAAATTCTTTTTTGTCGTCCCTTTCTCACTCGGTATCTTTGGAAGCCGCGAAAGTACGGTTGATAGGAATTTTCCCTGTATTTTCGTGTACTATATAGGGTGTGCGGTTTCTCTTATCATTCTTATGTTCTTGCCATATCCGTGATATGCAACAGAAACCGAAACCCATTTTTTTTCCGATCCCGCCTGACTGGAGGTACAAGGATCAGACAACACTTTCAAGCTTAAAAGGAATCGTGTATGATGAAGCAGAAGGAAGTCATTCTTTCGGGGATCCGTCCGACAGGGCGGCTTCATTACGGCAATTATTTTGGAGCTATTCGGCATTTTTTAAGACTTCAAGAAGAAGATGCCCATTGCTATTATTTTATCGCTGACTACCACGCATTGACCACCGTCACGGAACGCAGAGACTTATTCCGCAACACCTTGGATATGCTGCGCACCTACGTGGCATGCGGTCTTGATCCGGTGAAATCGATCATTTATCGACAAAGCGATCTACCCTGTACGGCAGAACTCAGCTTGCTGTTGGGCATGTTGACCAATATCGGCCTCTTGGAACGAGGCACCACCTATAAAGACAAGTTCAGCAAGATTCAGGAAGATCCCAAGGTGGAAGGGAATCCCTTGTCTTATGGACTGCTGGGCTATCCGGTGCTGATGGCAGCTGATATTTTAATTGTGCGCGCCGATCTTGTCCCTGTGGGCGATGATCAACGGCAGCATTTGGAGATGGCTTGTGACTTGGCGGCACGCTTCAACCATCGCTTCGGCGAAGTATTCCATGTGCCCCGACCCTTGGGTCGGGATGCCTTGCGCTTACCGGGGTTGGACGGCTCAGAAAAAATGGGTAAAAGCGAAAACAATACCCTTGACCTCCTCGATCCGCCCGATGTGGTCTTGAATAAAATTAAGGGAGTACCCACCACCACAGAACCGATGCCCCTTGACACCGACAGCACCGATCCGGAAATTGTGACCAAAAAGCTGCCTTCCGGCGTGGGAGCGTTATACCGTCTGCTCTCGCTGCTCGCTCCGGAATCGGTTTATTTAGACTATCTGGATCAATATAGAAAAGGCGGCAAATTCTACGGGTCGCTGAAGAAAACAGTGGCACACTATGTCTCCGCTTTCAACGAACCCATTATTGACGCTTATAATGATCCCGCCCATAATGATGATTTTATCATGGATTTTTTGAAAGAAAATGCCAAGCGCGTTACGCCGGTGGCATTGGATACCGTGGAGCGCTGCCGCGAAGCCATGGGTATTGGTCACAGTCTTTTCCGCGCATAAAGCAGGAGTACAGATCATGGAAGAAATCCGTATCGGAATCATAGGTCTCGGCGGTATTTGCCGCTCCCGCCACCTTCCGGGTTTACGCGCCATTGAGGGCGTCAAATTATGTGCCGTCGCCAATCGCAGCAGGGAATCTTCCTTGCAAGCTGCTCAAGAATCCGGTATTCCGGAGGTCAGCGATTCTTGGCAGGAACTTATCGCCCGTGATGACATCAATACCGTACTCATCGGCGCTTGGCCCTACCTGCACTGCGAAGCGAGCGTGGCAGCCCTTCAAGAAGAGAAACATGTATTCTGTCAAGCGCGCATGGCAAGAGATCAGGCAGAAGCGGAGCTCATGGCGTCTGCCGCGCGAAGCAGCGACAAAGTAGCTGCCCTATGCCCTGTTCCTTTTGGATTACGTATCGATAAACTCATGGCGAGGCTTCTCAAAGAAGAAGCCTTGGGCGCCATTCGCTATGTAACCGTCAATAGCTTCTCCAATGCATGGGTCGACCCGACTACACCCATCAATTGGCGCAAAGATTACAGCCTGTCCGGATTGAACGTGCAGACCTTGGGTATGTATATAGAAGTAATACACCGCTGGTTCGGATTGACAAGCCAAGTCTTTGCCCAGACCTTCCTCTACACCAAAGAGCGCCCTAATGCAGAAGGCATCATGACCGCCGTGCATATTCCTGACCAAGTTTTGGCCGATACCCTAGTGGGCGAGAAAGATATTCCCGTTCATTACACCATCAACGGCGTATCGGGCTTCACCGGCGATTCCATTCATATCTATGGCGAAAAAGAAGCGCTTCATTATGATATTGATGAGGACATCTTGTACCGCGTCACGACGGGCACGCGTGAAGTTATAACGCCCCGTGAAGAAGAGCGTTACGATGTCAAACAGTGGCGTGTAGAACAGGATTTTGTCGACGCCATCCGTGAGGGCACTCCCTATCATCCCAATTTTGAAGAAGGGTTGCAGTATATGCAAGTTGTTCAGGCAATTCATGACTCTGCGACAGAAAAGGAACGCCTTAAAATAGTCTATTGATGCGTGTTTTTTCTTGAGATAAATCCATTATTTTCCCTTGTTGTTAATACAACAGTACAGACACCATATAGGTATAGGCTACTACTCCTTTTCCCGTCGTTCTTTCTTATGATTTTAGAGGAAAAGCGTGTTACACTGTATTCCATTGTCCTGAACAGGATAGCTGTTTCAAGAGAATAAGCCCGCCTGGGGGAATAGTCCCTTTCCCTTATCGCGTTATAGCTTAAGTTTAATATCCGGTTCTCTGTGAAAAAAGAAAGCGCCCATGAGTACTTGGCTGCGATATAACTGCTCCGCCGGCTCCTTACCGGTCCCGGCTGCAGTAGTCATTCTCTACGAAGAGCAAGGGGGACGTCTACTCTTCGCCAAAAGAAATGAGCAGCTCAGCTTTATGGGCGGTCATTACGCCTTTCCCGGCGGTCATGTTGCCGAAGCGGACACAGGCCGCTGCGTTCACCCTTCCCACGACCCTGAAGATGCCCGTTTTTTGACTGCAGCCGTGCGCGAAGTTTTCGAAGAAACGGGTCTCTTATTAACGACACCGGAGCTGCGAAGCTATGAGATGAGTGATCCCATACGCCGCGCTGTTATGGATGATCCGCCACAGTTTGAGTCTTTTTTGGAAGCGGAAGGACTCTCTATTGACCGCTCGGCTTTCGTATCCGCAGGCAGATGGATCACCCCCTCCTTTTCGCCCAGACGTTTTGATACCCGATACTTTTTCTTTCAATGTGCAGAACCCTTGCCCGGCACACCTATGGGCGATGACGAAGAAATAACGGCGCTGCGCTGGCTAACACCGCGAGAGGCGTTGGAGCAACGGGGCATGAAGCGGATGACCCTGTCCACGCCGCTAATTTTTGTGCTTCAGCGGCTCGCGGCTTTTCCTTTAGAAGAAGCCTTAGAACGACTTCAACATACACCCGGCTTTTCAGATACGCTTATGGACTACATCGAACCTGCCTCGGGTATCCATATTGTACCTGTACGTGCCCCTACCCTGCCGCCGTCGACCCATACAAACTGCGTGATTGTTGGTGAGAAAGAACTTGCCATTGTTGACCCGGGAATTGCCGATGAAAAGGAGCAAGAACGCTTCTCCCGACATATGCAGACCCTATGTGAAGGCCTGAAAGGGAAACCCGCCGCCGTGGTGCTGACCCACGATCACCCGGATCATTGTGCCTTCGCAGCGCAACTCTCAGAACAGCACCACATCCCCATCTACGGACATCCTTCCGTAACGCAACAGTTTCTCAATACAAAATCCTTGTCGGATGGAGAAGTGCTTACACTGGAAGGTTCGCCGCCGTGGCGGTTGCGCTGTATCTACACACCGGGACATCACCCCGGTCATTGCTGTTATTTCGAAGAGCGCAGCTGTACCCTCTTGGCAGGCGATCTCGTCGCGAATCCCGGTACCATTTTGATTGATCCCGATCACGGCGGCGATATGGACGCCTATATAAAAAGTCTGGATCTCATTTCACGGATTGAAGCCCTGCTGACAATACCCGCTCATGGTCCTCCTTTGATAAAAGACGAAGGCGCTGCACTGTTCCGTAACACCTTGGAACATCGTCTTATGCGAGAAAACAAAATCAAAGAACTATTGGAGACAGGTGTGAAAGATATAAAACAACTGCTGCCCCTTGCCTATGATGATGTTCCGGTGGAACTGCATGATATCGCTTCCGGCCAGTTGCGCGCCCATCTCCAGCGAATCAACAAACAACAGGTTATTCCCACCTGATTCCGACAATCGGCGTGCGCAAAAACACCCCAACAAATGCCTGATCAGGTCAACCATTGAGGACACATTATCATGCAGGCAAAACTTGTTACTGTTAAACAATGCAGCGATCCCGCCGAAGCCGCTTTTTTCGCCTCTTATCTGGAAGAAAACGGCATTCATGTTGAGAACAGCGTAGAAAACATGAAGGCGTGGTCAGGGCGTTACTCCATGCTGGCACGGGGTCCTGTTTTGAAAGTATCCATGAAGGATGTTCGTAAAGCGCGAAAGCTTTTAAACAACCCGCCGGCGCCCATTGATGACGATTATGAATTTCCCCTTGATTCACCACAAGGGGACTGGGTTCCGGGAGAAACACCGGAAAACTGTCCGCGCTGCGGGTCGGCGAATATGGTATCCATGCCCGGTCACTTATTTCCCGGATTGCTCTTTTCCTTATTAACCTTGGGAATCGTAAAACCCTATGGGCAACCTCTGTGGATTTGCCGCGACTGCGACTGGGATTCTCGTACGGCGGCAAGAGAACAAAAAACAGAGGAAAAAGATGTAAAATAATTTTTAGAAATGATTCACGTTAACGTGTTAGACTGTTACAGTGATTGTTGTTAATGGATTAGGGATACTTGTAGCATCAGAAGGAATTACTGCTATGGCTCTGTCAAAAAAACCTGCTTCTATTACGATCTTTTCTTTTCCTCCATTCCTCTACGTGTGGCCTGTCATCGTATTTGGTTTTTTATTTGCAGGAATACAGTCTATGGAATTGCTGGGTGACAATGGGCTCCGCGCTGTGGCTTGGACCTATCTCGCCATCATGTCCCTTGTCTTAATCACGATGGGGGTTGATTTAAATCTCCGGGCCAGCATTTTTTGTCTCGTTCTTTTCTTTTGCAGTTGGTTCGGGATCTTGTGGCTGCAGGGGGTTAAGGAAATTAAATTTTTTGGTACTATCGGCGCGTTTATTCGAGAGATTGATCTGACCATTCCTTCCTCCTTTATGGCGACCCTCTCCTTTATTTTGCTTTTCATTTACCTGATCATGCTGTTCATGGCCTATTTCAATGATCGTTATCGTATCACGCACAATGAAATTGAACACCATGTCTTCGGCTATAAAGAAGATGCTATTGGCCGCGGAGCGAAACGGGTGCGCGCAGAATACACTGACATGCTGGAGCTGCTCATTTGCGGTTCAGGAACCATTAGGCTTTTCAGTGCCACGGGCAACAAAGAACTGCTCGTTATTCAAAACGTGCCGCTCCTTGTCTTCCGCAAACGCAAGATCAGCCGTATCCTCGAAACCGTTGCTATTGAAACCATGCAAATGGAAGAAGAATATGAAGAAACGGATGAAGGCGACAATTAAACAAGAGCGGGGCTAAACCCGAGCAGTTCAAGAATCTTTTCTTCTTTTGCCTCGACCGTATGGGGTTGTTCCGCAGCGGCAACAGCATTATCCGGGTCTTTCAAACCATGACCTGTGAGAATGCATACCACACGGAAACGATCGCCTTGTCTCGGCGTTGCTGTATCGAAGAAACCTTCCTTGGACAACTTTACAAGACCCGCCACACTGGCCGCGCTGGCAGGCTCACAAAAGATCCCTTCCATACGCGCCACTAAGGCATAAGCTTCCCGGATCTCGTCGTCGGTAACAGATGTGATAAGACCGTTGGACTGATCCCGTGCCTCAATAGCTGTCTGCCAGCTGGCAGGATTGCCGATGCGGATAGCGGTAGCGTAGGTGTCCGGATCCAAGACCGGATGCCCCAAAACCAAAGGCGCAGAGCCCGCCGCCTGAAAGCCCAACATGCGCGGCAAGGAATCACTTTTACCCATGGCCTTATATTCGCGGTAGCCTTTCCAATAGGCGGTAATATTCCCCGCATTACCCACAGGCATACATTGGAAATCCGGCGCAGTGCCCTCAAAATCATCCAGTATTTCAAAGGCAGCAGTCTTTTGACCTTCTATGCGATAAGGATTGACAGAGTTCACCAATGCAATGGGGAATTCATCGCAGATTTTGCGCACCAAGGTGAGGGCATCGTCAAAATT
The Candidatus Hydrogenedentota bacterium DNA segment above includes these coding regions:
- a CDS encoding ferritin; its protein translation is MLNQELQKAFNKQVNEELYSAYIYLSMVNFFEAQNLKGFATWMRAQAMEEVSHATKLIDYLHERGGEVVLDAIGTPPASWENPLDAFEAAYKHECYISGCIHTLYNKAVEVGDTASALFLNWFIIEQVEEEASVDEVVQLLKLAQGAPGAMFMLNRELGQRTE
- a CDS encoding peroxiredoxin, whose amino-acid sequence is MSVHVTHPAPDFKAVTVMPDNSFNENFRLSDFRGKYVVLFFYPMDFTFVCPSEIMAFDKQLPDFAERNCQVIGVSVDSQFSHLAWKNTPIEKGGIGNIQYPLVADITKQIARNYGVLFEESVALRGLFLIDKEGVVRHALINDLPLGRSVAETLRMLDALQHHEQYGEVCPANWSKGKEAMTATAQGVANYLDKHNK
- a CDS encoding 2-hydroxyglutaryl-CoA dehydratase, coding for MSGRAVYAGVDVGSATTKALWIDGDARVLGSRVIPSGGNLADAAGRCLQYAAEEAGCSLDSAACIVATGYGRERVAERSRSVTEISCHARGARALYPEARSVIDIGGQDSKAIALDERGRVLRFEMNDKCAAGTGRFLEVMARLLELDLDRFGSRAGHAVAPVSISSTCTVFAESEVISHLAQDRAVDDIVAGLCRSIAARVHSLVSRARLTAPTMMTGGVAKNVGVVNAMEALLGSPLHIPESPQTVGALGAALYALDEGTQQ
- a CDS encoding 2-hydroxyacyl-CoA dehydratase, whose product is MDLSPWLTVFQNVTADYYEYARNAAAQGRKVAGYLCSYVPQELLYGAGYLPIRILGRVGATSRADELLQPFSCSFARSVLDTALEREWPLLNLTLFAHTCDTMQNVADLWRAHTGDSKTIIVSIPTRVDTEAAAQYYSDELQRVRSLLEEDSGPIAEDTIQQAFDLYQEHRATMNELYRLHAEHPGLLTGTQLMEINLAGQLMDRAEHLAAVKALIAAFQAVSDLPDEKMPRVFVWGSMCRHTAFIELIEQAGCRVVGDDLCVGSRSYAPAHVEGATPMESVVRYYLARAHCPAFHRDMHHPGTALVEAAQRYKAQGVIFLMTNFCDPTAFDYVPITQALEKADIPSLTLSVEQHQEPPEQLRTRVEAFAEMLQGSAVS
- the trpS gene encoding tryptophan--tRNA ligase, with the protein product MMKQKEVILSGIRPTGRLHYGNYFGAIRHFLRLQEEDAHCYYFIADYHALTTVTERRDLFRNTLDMLRTYVACGLDPVKSIIYRQSDLPCTAELSLLLGMLTNIGLLERGTTYKDKFSKIQEDPKVEGNPLSYGLLGYPVLMAADILIVRADLVPVGDDQRQHLEMACDLAARFNHRFGEVFHVPRPLGRDALRLPGLDGSEKMGKSENNTLDLLDPPDVVLNKIKGVPTTTEPMPLDTDSTDPEIVTKKLPSGVGALYRLLSLLAPESVYLDYLDQYRKGGKFYGSLKKTVAHYVSAFNEPIIDAYNDPAHNDDFIMDFLKENAKRVTPVALDTVERCREAMGIGHSLFRA
- a CDS encoding Gfo/Idh/MocA family oxidoreductase, producing MEEIRIGIIGLGGICRSRHLPGLRAIEGVKLCAVANRSRESSLQAAQESGIPEVSDSWQELIARDDINTVLIGAWPYLHCEASVAALQEEKHVFCQARMARDQAEAELMASAARSSDKVAALCPVPFGLRIDKLMARLLKEEALGAIRYVTVNSFSNAWVDPTTPINWRKDYSLSGLNVQTLGMYIEVIHRWFGLTSQVFAQTFLYTKERPNAEGIMTAVHIPDQVLADTLVGEKDIPVHYTINGVSGFTGDSIHIYGEKEALHYDIDEDILYRVTTGTREVITPREEERYDVKQWRVEQDFVDAIREGTPYHPNFEEGLQYMQVVQAIHDSATEKERLKIVY
- a CDS encoding MBL fold metallo-hydrolase, whose amino-acid sequence is MSTWLRYNCSAGSLPVPAAVVILYEEQGGRLLFAKRNEQLSFMGGHYAFPGGHVAEADTGRCVHPSHDPEDARFLTAAVREVFEETGLLLTTPELRSYEMSDPIRRAVMDDPPQFESFLEAEGLSIDRSAFVSAGRWITPSFSPRRFDTRYFFFQCAEPLPGTPMGDDEEITALRWLTPREALEQRGMKRMTLSTPLIFVLQRLAAFPLEEALERLQHTPGFSDTLMDYIEPASGIHIVPVRAPTLPPSTHTNCVIVGEKELAIVDPGIADEKEQERFSRHMQTLCEGLKGKPAAVVLTHDHPDHCAFAAQLSEQHHIPIYGHPSVTQQFLNTKSLSDGEVLTLEGSPPWRLRCIYTPGHHPGHCCYFEERSCTLLAGDLVANPGTILIDPDHGGDMDAYIKSLDLISRIEALLTIPAHGPPLIKDEGAALFRNTLEHRLMRENKIKELLETGVKDIKQLLPLAYDDVPVELHDIASGQLRAHLQRINKQQVIPT
- a CDS encoding DUF2007 domain-containing protein — encoded protein: MQAKLVTVKQCSDPAEAAFFASYLEENGIHVENSVENMKAWSGRYSMLARGPVLKVSMKDVRKARKLLNNPPAPIDDDYEFPLDSPQGDWVPGETPENCPRCGSANMVSMPGHLFPGLLFSLLTLGIVKPYGQPLWICRDCDWDSRTAAREQKTEEKDVK
- a CDS encoding threonine synthase — its product is PSKMKIYLKYEGLNPTGSFKDRGMTMAITKALEEEYEMVMCASTGNTSASAAAYAARAGIKCVVLIPEGKIAFGKLSQAMVHGAQILQIQGNFDDALTLVRKICDEFPIALVNSVNPYRIEGQKTAAFEILDDFEGTAPDFQCMPVGNAGNITAYWKGYREYKAMGKSDSLPRMLGFQAAGSAPLVLGHPVLDPDTYATAIRIGNPASWQTAIEARDQSNGLITSVTDDEIREAYALVARMEGIFCEPASAASVAGLVKLSKEGFFDTATPRQGDRFRVVCILTGHGLKDPDNAVAAAEQPHTVEAKEEKILELLGFSPALV